In the Aneurinibacillus soli genome, one interval contains:
- a CDS encoding HlyD family secretion protein: MKAIRITMFSAMALLIGGGTYALASYQETGRIEAASVDQPTAYVEATNMNLSFKIGGRINQIYVKEGDHVKKGQLLARIESKELQDKAAQAQAALQAADAGVGQAQASVSAAEAKKLQGSNSVTVTAETAEQQVSQAQAAVKAAQAHLEALKNGARPEEKQQAQIKMNAAKEANRIAEDNLKRTQALLQAGAVPQAKVDEAELNYQKAKAEYDASVKQYELVKQGPRTEEIKAAQAQVEQAQAAVALAEANRGQVTLRQDDVRAAQAGVSQAQSAVSSASAGVSKAQAALNEANTYISYTELRAPSDGVITVQSAQVGELVGAGFPVLTLESNQDRWAKFYFPENRMAGMKTGDEVGLKVISTGKVVKGRITVIQPAADFAIQKPSQGTGDTDVRSFGVKVTLLDLPDTTATGMTLQWQGKGAK; the protein is encoded by the coding sequence ATGAAAGCGATTCGAATCACCATGTTCTCGGCAATGGCACTGCTGATTGGAGGAGGGACGTATGCGCTGGCTTCCTACCAGGAAACCGGGCGCATTGAAGCCGCATCTGTAGATCAGCCAACCGCCTATGTAGAAGCAACCAATATGAATCTCAGCTTTAAGATTGGTGGACGTATCAATCAGATCTATGTAAAAGAAGGGGATCATGTAAAAAAAGGCCAGCTTCTAGCACGAATTGAGAGTAAAGAGCTACAAGATAAGGCTGCCCAGGCTCAGGCTGCCCTTCAAGCAGCTGATGCTGGAGTAGGTCAGGCTCAAGCATCAGTATCAGCAGCGGAAGCGAAAAAACTACAGGGAAGCAACTCCGTCACCGTAACAGCCGAAACAGCCGAGCAACAAGTTTCTCAGGCGCAAGCTGCCGTGAAAGCGGCACAAGCACATCTCGAAGCACTAAAAAATGGCGCCCGTCCAGAAGAAAAACAGCAGGCACAAATTAAAATGAACGCCGCCAAAGAGGCAAACCGCATCGCAGAAGATAATCTGAAACGGACACAAGCTCTGTTGCAAGCCGGGGCTGTCCCTCAAGCCAAAGTAGACGAGGCGGAGCTCAACTATCAAAAAGCAAAAGCAGAATATGATGCATCTGTTAAGCAGTATGAACTGGTAAAACAAGGACCACGTACAGAAGAAATTAAAGCAGCTCAAGCACAGGTAGAACAGGCCCAGGCAGCGGTCGCACTTGCAGAAGCGAACAGAGGTCAGGTCACACTTCGCCAGGATGATGTGCGGGCTGCTCAGGCGGGTGTTTCTCAGGCACAATCTGCGGTTTCGTCCGCATCTGCTGGTGTATCCAAAGCCCAGGCAGCTTTAAACGAAGCGAACACGTACATTAGCTATACTGAATTACGAGCACCATCTGACGGCGTCATTACCGTACAATCCGCACAAGTTGGAGAACTTGTCGGCGCAGGCTTCCCGGTTCTGACACTTGAATCCAACCAGGATCGCTGGGCAAAATTCTACTTCCCGGAAAACCGAATGGCAGGGATGAAAACGGGTGATGAAGTCGGATTAAAGGTAATCTCCACCGGCAAAGTAGTCAAAGGTCGTATAACGGTTATTCAGCCGGCCGCTGATTTTGCGATCCAGAAGCCAAGCCAGGGTACAGGCGATACGGATGTACGCTCATTTGGTGTAAAAGTAACCTTACTTGATCTGCCTGATACAACAGCAACCGGCATGACGCTGCAATGGCAGGGCAAAGGAGCGAAATAG
- a CDS encoding ABC transporter permease produces MENRLKIGDVIREEWQNILKDRRLFTILFIVPLMYTALFGYLYTNQRIKEIPTIVYDGDNSQLSRQIVQSFDQTETFQVNRQVHSEPEVERAIEHGEEKVGIIIPNDFEARLKHGENVPVLTFIDGSNMLFSNAATRAANQVVTTIGYGASSMKLKQQGLQDEQISSTFAPIPFRSRVLYNPMFNYNYFLVYGLIGTILQQILLLGIALAITREKEQGTWSRFAQWRDMPWRIAYAKAAPYFLIGMVNNVTAFSMALYMYHLPFRGLIVPALALAACFSIALIGLGYFISMFSSNQLGSTQTAMLIAVPSFLLSGFTWPFEAMPHPLYVLSHALPLTYFLDGVREIFIKGHGFDMIWRDCIALLLTGAITFFAAFILTPLFLKKQKEGDYDSSPSTLSM; encoded by the coding sequence ATGGAAAACCGTCTCAAAATCGGGGACGTTATCCGGGAAGAGTGGCAGAATATCCTCAAGGACCGCCGTCTATTCACAATCCTGTTCATCGTCCCGCTTATGTATACCGCCCTGTTTGGCTATTTATATACGAATCAGCGGATAAAAGAAATCCCGACTATCGTGTACGACGGAGACAACAGTCAGCTCAGTCGCCAGATCGTACAGTCATTCGATCAGACCGAAACGTTTCAGGTCAACCGACAGGTACACTCGGAACCAGAAGTTGAGCGAGCGATTGAGCATGGAGAAGAAAAAGTTGGAATCATTATTCCGAATGACTTCGAGGCGAGATTAAAGCATGGTGAGAACGTGCCGGTTCTTACGTTTATTGATGGAAGTAACATGCTGTTTTCCAATGCGGCAACACGCGCCGCTAATCAGGTTGTCACAACGATTGGGTATGGCGCCTCTTCCATGAAACTAAAACAACAGGGGCTGCAGGATGAGCAGATCTCCTCAACGTTCGCCCCGATCCCGTTCCGATCCCGCGTCCTGTATAATCCGATGTTTAACTATAACTACTTCCTTGTGTATGGCCTGATCGGCACCATTTTACAGCAAATTCTGCTGCTCGGAATTGCGCTTGCGATTACACGGGAGAAAGAACAGGGGACATGGAGCCGATTTGCTCAATGGCGTGATATGCCCTGGCGGATTGCCTATGCCAAAGCTGCCCCTTATTTTCTGATCGGTATGGTGAATAACGTCACGGCATTCAGTATGGCACTGTATATGTATCACCTGCCGTTCCGAGGACTTATTGTACCAGCACTGGCGCTGGCTGCCTGCTTCTCGATCGCACTGATTGGACTTGGATATTTTATCAGCATGTTCTCTAGCAACCAGCTCGGATCGACGCAGACGGCTATGCTGATTGCCGTTCCTTCCTTCCTCTTATCTGGATTTACGTGGCCATTTGAAGCGATGCCTCACCCGCTATATGTGCTCAGTCATGCTCTTCCGCTCACGTACTTCCTTGATGGAGTACGAGAAATCTTTATCAAAGGGCACGGGTTTGACATGATATGGCGTGACTGTATCGCTCTCCTGCTTACCGGAGCAATCACGTTTTTTGCAGCATTCATACTAACACCGCTGTTCCTGAAAAAACAGAAAGAAGGAGACTACGATTCCTCCCCTTCCACCTTGTCCATGTAA
- the tadA gene encoding tRNA adenosine(34) deaminase TadA: MNDEYYMGLAMEEAQKAAERGEVPIGAVIVRNGEVVGTGYNLRETDKNPLAHAEIIAIQEASNVMKGWRLIDTTLYVTLEPCPMCAGAIVQARIPRVVYGAMDPKAGCAGSLMNLLQEDRFNHQVELVHGVREEECANLLRDFFRALRQKRKKG, from the coding sequence ATGAACGACGAGTATTATATGGGACTGGCTATGGAAGAAGCACAAAAAGCAGCAGAACGTGGTGAAGTACCTATTGGGGCGGTCATTGTCCGCAATGGGGAGGTAGTGGGGACTGGCTATAATCTACGGGAAACCGACAAGAATCCGCTTGCTCATGCCGAAATTATTGCGATTCAAGAAGCGAGTAACGTGATGAAAGGCTGGCGGTTGATTGATACGACGTTGTATGTGACATTAGAGCCGTGCCCGATGTGCGCAGGTGCGATTGTGCAGGCGCGTATTCCCCGTGTCGTATACGGCGCAATGGACCCGAAAGCAGGCTGTGCCGGAAGTCTAATGAATTTACTTCAAGAAGATCGATTTAATCACCAGGTCGAACTTGTGCATGGTGTACGAGAAGAAGAGTGTGCGAACTTGCTGCGGGATTTTTTCCGAGCGCTGCGACAGAAACGAAAAAAAGGATGA
- a CDS encoding cupin domain-containing protein, translating to MMQSLVLCTEGTCTLDITDNILDKYHVELIRFDLAWELFLGQSGRNETGELDIPAGNPRTKWFGLHQWLRSTLGLHVDILHTEPKRLLAVLPPSSLAAYEYVTRTLSMYSTSLGVLHTGKMNGRDIQCAITCFYEQGSHAVVTDGWVPPVINLHEKPTPLLTKTSKVQDGSTFTWLGGVLGSDRLFAQVYHLTSESGANRLHSHSHVDEMFVILDGEGTLITESGSSPVKKGDLIAKPAGSGLSTRLLPGPSGMQVLDIEVWAHSEQADVVSYPQHGELFVRGRSLHHVTALDNLLSADDMMKRYTQLYRRNRDGTVTSD from the coding sequence ATGATGCAAAGCTTAGTTCTATGCACCGAAGGCACCTGCACCTTAGACATAACAGACAATATACTGGATAAATATCATGTAGAGCTGATACGATTTGACCTCGCATGGGAACTATTTCTCGGACAAAGTGGGCGAAACGAAACAGGCGAGCTAGATATCCCTGCCGGCAATCCTCGTACCAAATGGTTCGGGCTTCATCAATGGCTGCGCAGTACACTTGGCTTACATGTCGATATACTGCATACTGAACCGAAGCGACTGCTTGCTGTGCTACCACCGTCCTCCCTCGCAGCGTATGAATACGTAACCCGTACCTTATCCATGTATTCTACGTCTCTTGGTGTTCTTCACACAGGTAAAATGAACGGGCGTGATATTCAGTGTGCCATTACCTGCTTTTATGAGCAAGGTAGCCATGCTGTCGTAACAGATGGTTGGGTTCCTCCCGTTATCAATTTGCATGAAAAACCAACTCCACTGCTGACAAAAACATCAAAAGTACAGGATGGTAGTACGTTTACGTGGCTCGGCGGGGTACTTGGCTCCGATCGGCTTTTTGCTCAGGTGTACCATCTCACCTCTGAGTCAGGAGCAAACCGCCTCCATAGTCACTCTCATGTAGACGAGATGTTTGTTATTCTGGATGGGGAAGGCACGCTCATTACCGAATCGGGAAGTTCCCCTGTCAAAAAAGGAGACTTGATTGCCAAACCAGCAGGCTCTGGACTTTCAACTCGGCTTCTCCCCGGTCCATCTGGCATGCAAGTACTCGATATTGAGGTCTGGGCACACAGTGAACAAGCAGATGTTGTTTCGTATCCACAGCACGGAGAATTATTTGTGCGCGGGCGAAGTTTACATCATGTGACCGCATTGGACAATCTGCTTTCCGCAGATGATATGATGAAGCGCTATACTCAATTATACCGACGCAATCGGGATGGCACGGTGACAAGCGATTGA
- a CDS encoding phosphodiester glycosidase family protein: protein MVKKWLSLFISFSLVLGVVSLPAQAAGTASVVATGKTVSFSGGKRAVKLVYVNLNDAKLEILPVLAGNKIGSTESLESMAKRTGAYAAINGSFFNSYDKGAYKKTHGEIIINYQEVNEGWTGASIGFTEANKPVIGSSRSFKTMDEQFENMTSAGPTLLQGGKIVLNPKAEGMNDPKITTQSGQRSFIGYTKTNRLVLGTVPNVTTGQLAQICKALDLEAALNMDGGASSGLYANGKYVTKPGRLLSNALVIIPKK, encoded by the coding sequence ATGGTGAAAAAATGGTTAAGCTTGTTCATTAGTTTTTCTCTCGTGCTGGGAGTGGTAAGTTTACCGGCTCAGGCAGCAGGAACGGCCAGTGTAGTTGCCACGGGCAAGACGGTAAGCTTCAGCGGGGGAAAGCGAGCGGTGAAGCTTGTGTATGTGAACCTGAATGATGCGAAGCTCGAGATATTGCCTGTGCTGGCAGGCAATAAGATTGGATCAACAGAAAGCCTGGAGAGTATGGCGAAGCGTACGGGAGCTTATGCGGCAATTAATGGTTCATTTTTTAATTCCTATGATAAAGGGGCGTATAAAAAGACGCACGGAGAAATCATTATTAATTATCAGGAAGTAAACGAAGGATGGACCGGAGCTTCTATTGGCTTCACGGAAGCCAATAAGCCTGTTATCGGAAGCTCTCGCAGCTTTAAAACAATGGACGAGCAGTTCGAGAATATGACAAGTGCAGGTCCGACCTTGCTGCAAGGAGGTAAAATCGTTCTGAACCCGAAAGCGGAAGGGATGAATGATCCAAAAATTACAACACAGAGCGGGCAGCGCAGCTTTATCGGATATACAAAAACAAATCGACTTGTATTGGGAACTGTGCCGAACGTTACAACCGGACAACTGGCACAAATCTGCAAAGCACTTGATCTGGAAGCGGCACTGAATATGGACGGAGGTGCTTCATCCGGCTTGTATGCAAATGGGAAATATGTAACTAAGCCCGGACGCCTGCTAAGCAATGCACTTGTGATTATTCCAAAGAAATAA
- a CDS encoding alpha/beta fold hydrolase produces MAASEQLPFVFIHGAGGTKAKYRGIETYLEGAPIHIIELPGHGDNEVPYCTTIEQQAAWLQEQLGEEDVILVGHSMGGLVGIELVARTSHVKGLVLNASHYEMPVHPKILAELEAGTFPDMLFTASYGKDASVELIEEERAQLSAVPMDVTHADFAACSAYKGEDTFRSLTVPILALYGTEDRLLPKGAKEKAVVSNERVNAIEIEGASHYIMLEKPEAFAKALLSFRKDILAAVQ; encoded by the coding sequence ATGGCGGCTTCGGAACAACTTCCCTTTGTATTTATTCACGGCGCAGGCGGAACCAAAGCAAAATATCGCGGTATCGAGACGTATCTCGAAGGTGCACCGATTCATATCATCGAACTGCCGGGGCATGGAGATAATGAGGTACCGTACTGCACAACGATTGAGCAACAGGCGGCCTGGTTACAGGAGCAACTTGGTGAAGAAGATGTCATTCTCGTCGGTCATTCTATGGGTGGACTCGTGGGCATTGAGCTTGTGGCCCGCACATCTCACGTGAAGGGGCTTGTCTTAAATGCCAGTCATTATGAGATGCCAGTGCATCCAAAAATTCTTGCTGAACTTGAAGCAGGCACGTTCCCTGACATGCTCTTTACCGCTTCGTATGGAAAAGACGCTTCTGTAGAGCTGATTGAAGAAGAGCGTGCTCAGCTGTCAGCGGTGCCGATGGACGTGACGCATGCGGATTTTGCGGCTTGCAGTGCGTACAAAGGAGAAGATACATTCCGCAGTCTGACCGTTCCCATTCTTGCTCTGTACGGAACAGAAGACCGGCTTTTACCAAAAGGTGCGAAGGAAAAAGCTGTTGTGAGTAATGAACGGGTTAATGCAATCGAAATTGAAGGCGCAAGCCATTATATTATGCTTGAGAAGCCAGAAGCATTTGCGAAAGCTCTGCTTTCGTTTCGTAAAGACATTCTCGCAGCTGTACAATAA
- a CDS encoding acyl-CoA dehydrogenase family protein has product MSFALTDEQKEIQQGIHKLAQEKIKPRAAEIDEKAEYPFDIKELLSEYGYIGANLPEQYGGAGLDLLSYCLIVEEVARVCASSSQVLTVQELGTLPIIIGGSEQLKERYVHDLATGRKIAAFGLTEPGAGSDVKNMKTRAEKDGRYYRLNGQKCFISNGGAADVYSVFAKTDKGYAAFAIEKDTPGFVIGKLEKKMGIKGSPTAEIFFEDCMVPEENMIGEDGEGFLVAMKTLDKTRPGIGAQALGIAQGALDVCLEYVKEREQFGRPIGSFQAIQFMLADMAIQIEAARGLVYRAAASLDNLGSKGKDPSMMKLASMAKVFASDTAMKVTTDAVQILGGYGYIQEFPVERMMRDAKITQIYEGTNQIQRVVISRSIM; this is encoded by the coding sequence ATGAGCTTTGCACTGACAGACGAGCAGAAAGAAATACAACAGGGAATTCACAAACTAGCGCAGGAAAAAATCAAGCCACGTGCAGCGGAAATCGACGAAAAGGCCGAGTACCCGTTTGACATCAAAGAGCTGCTAAGCGAATACGGCTACATTGGTGCAAATCTGCCGGAACAATACGGTGGTGCCGGACTTGATCTGCTTAGCTACTGCTTGATCGTCGAGGAAGTGGCGCGTGTGTGCGCGTCCTCTTCCCAGGTGCTAACTGTACAGGAGCTTGGTACATTGCCTATCATTATTGGTGGCAGTGAGCAGCTCAAAGAGCGCTACGTGCATGATCTGGCAACCGGACGCAAGATTGCTGCATTTGGCCTGACGGAACCCGGTGCCGGCTCAGATGTGAAAAATATGAAAACACGTGCCGAAAAAGACGGACGTTACTATCGTCTGAACGGACAGAAGTGCTTCATCAGCAATGGTGGCGCAGCAGATGTATACAGCGTGTTTGCGAAAACCGACAAAGGGTATGCGGCTTTTGCTATTGAGAAGGACACACCGGGTTTTGTCATAGGCAAACTAGAAAAGAAAATGGGCATTAAAGGCTCACCGACCGCTGAGATTTTCTTCGAGGACTGCATGGTTCCAGAAGAAAATATGATTGGCGAAGACGGCGAAGGATTTCTTGTTGCGATGAAGACGCTGGATAAAACACGACCAGGCATTGGAGCGCAGGCACTTGGCATCGCGCAGGGTGCACTGGATGTATGTCTGGAGTACGTGAAAGAGCGCGAACAGTTCGGACGCCCGATCGGCTCTTTCCAGGCCATTCAATTCATGCTAGCAGATATGGCGATTCAGATTGAAGCGGCGCGTGGACTTGTATACCGTGCGGCGGCTTCTCTTGACAACCTTGGCAGTAAAGGTAAAGACCCATCCATGATGAAGCTTGCTTCCATGGCGAAAGTATTCGCATCGGATACGGCGATGAAAGTAACAACGGATGCGGTGCAGATTCTGGGTGGCTACGGCTACATTCAGGAATTTCCGGTGGAGCGCATGATGCGCGACGCCAAAATCACACAAATTTACGAGGGAACGAACCAGATTCAGCGTGTGGTGATTTCCCGTTCGATCATGTAA
- a CDS encoding 3-hydroxybutyryl-CoA dehydrogenase translates to MAQKIGIIGFGTMGSGIAQAAVEAGFEVVAVEQKAEFFDRGLSGIQKNWNRGIEKGRLTEEKKKEYEALLTTTTEWEALGEVSFIIEAVSENMALKKELFAKLDKVAAEGVVMATNTSGLSVTEIASVTNRADKVIGVHFFNPVPVMKLVELIRGQSTSEETYQAAKEVVEKIGKDPIDVKEAPLFAVNRILVPMINEAIFVLMEGTASAEDIDKGMKLGANHPIGPLALADLIGLDTLLYVQDSLYEETQDSKYRSAPLLRKLVRAGHLGRKSGKGFYDYTKGTK, encoded by the coding sequence ATGGCACAGAAGATTGGAATTATCGGATTCGGAACGATGGGTTCCGGCATTGCACAGGCAGCAGTAGAAGCTGGATTTGAAGTGGTAGCAGTTGAGCAGAAAGCCGAGTTCTTTGACCGGGGCTTAAGCGGCATTCAGAAAAACTGGAACCGTGGTATTGAGAAAGGCCGTCTGACAGAAGAGAAGAAGAAAGAATACGAGGCATTACTTACGACAACAACGGAATGGGAAGCGTTGGGCGAGGTGTCCTTCATCATTGAAGCAGTAAGCGAGAACATGGCGCTTAAAAAAGAACTGTTTGCAAAATTGGATAAAGTCGCAGCAGAAGGCGTTGTCATGGCGACAAACACATCCGGTTTGAGCGTAACCGAAATCGCGAGTGTAACGAACCGTGCGGATAAAGTGATCGGTGTTCACTTCTTCAACCCGGTTCCGGTTATGAAGCTGGTTGAGTTGATTCGTGGCCAAAGCACATCAGAAGAAACGTATCAGGCAGCGAAAGAGGTTGTTGAGAAAATCGGTAAAGATCCGATCGACGTGAAAGAAGCACCGCTGTTTGCGGTAAACCGTATTCTCGTGCCGATGATTAATGAAGCTATTTTTGTGTTGATGGAAGGTACAGCAAGTGCAGAAGACATCGACAAAGGCATGAAGCTCGGCGCAAACCATCCGATTGGACCGCTGGCACTGGCTGACCTGATTGGTCTCGATACCCTTCTGTATGTACAGGATTCTCTGTATGAAGAAACACAGGATTCCAAATACCGCAGCGCACCTCTTCTGCGCAAGCTTGTTCGTGCAGGCCATCTCGGACGTAAATCCGGTAAAGGATTCTATGATTATACGAAGGGAACGAAGTGA
- a CDS encoding enoyl-CoA hydratase/isomerase family protein, with protein MMKVTWELKDRLGVITIDAPPVNALNAAFFEQMDELLNQIDDNCAAIIITGAGEKAFVAGADIKEFPQLGQAEGVELCKRGQGIFNRIAGLKQPVIAAIDGFALGGGLELALACDFRIASRKSQLGLPEVKLGIIPGYGGTQRLARLVGPGKAKQLIFSGEFISAEEAERIGLVEQLVDIDALTEAKRWAGIILERGPLAVQAAKRVIDRGLATSLEEGLNEEAQAFGEICLTEDKNEGVAAFFERRAPQFQNK; from the coding sequence ATGATGAAAGTTACATGGGAACTGAAAGACCGACTCGGTGTCATTACGATTGATGCGCCGCCGGTGAATGCCCTGAATGCAGCGTTTTTTGAACAGATGGATGAGCTGTTGAATCAGATTGATGATAACTGCGCGGCTATTATCATTACAGGTGCCGGGGAGAAGGCTTTTGTTGCTGGAGCAGACATTAAGGAATTTCCGCAGCTTGGGCAGGCAGAAGGTGTCGAATTGTGCAAGCGTGGACAAGGTATTTTCAATCGAATTGCAGGGCTGAAGCAGCCGGTTATCGCCGCGATTGACGGATTTGCACTGGGTGGCGGGTTAGAGTTGGCACTGGCATGCGATTTCCGAATTGCGAGCCGCAAATCACAGCTCGGTCTGCCAGAAGTGAAGCTGGGCATCATTCCAGGATACGGCGGTACACAGCGCCTCGCTCGTCTCGTTGGGCCGGGCAAAGCCAAACAGCTTATTTTCTCTGGAGAATTCATATCAGCAGAAGAAGCAGAGCGCATTGGACTTGTAGAACAATTGGTTGATATAGACGCATTGACAGAAGCAAAGCGCTGGGCGGGGATCATTCTAGAACGAGGTCCACTTGCGGTGCAGGCGGCGAAGCGTGTTATTGATCGCGGGCTTGCTACATCACTGGAAGAGGGCTTGAATGAAGAAGCACAGGCTTTTGGTGAGATTTGTCTGACAGAAGATAAAAATGAAGGAGTGGCGGCATTTTTTGAACGTCGTGCTCCACAATTTCAGAATAAATAA
- a CDS encoding sigma-54 interaction domain-containing protein, with product MKLANHLLSILESLHDAVLVIARDSTIVYINNAYSVQFGVPADKLIGRKLSKVEPKARIHDVLKNGQPLINDYSYLHSLNIHVFANITPLIENGELIGAVAIMKDISEFYALQDELERYKTYSTRLEEQLHNKIFEMLESHVPVMRQAVHIARQVAESEATIMLYGETGVGKEVFARAIHEASPRRDREFVAINMASLPESLFESELFGFEDGSFTGSRKGGKKGLLELAEGGTLFLDEIGELSLFLQAKLLRVLQERLFRRVGGTNPVPLNVRIIGATNRNLNKMMETGAFRNDLYYRLHVVPIHIPPLRERKPDLPLLIHTIMGDLSMKYGKHITLTQEVYEMFEQYDWPGNVRELGNVLERMTAICPRSYFVPDDVPESIRQEREAEKMEDTTPIYEGGIGLPGAIEQTEKEMIIEALRVSRTKTAAIERLGISRKAFYQKLKKYGLL from the coding sequence ATGAAACTTGCGAATCATTTGCTTTCGATTCTTGAGTCACTGCATGATGCCGTGCTGGTCATCGCACGGGACAGTACCATTGTGTATATTAACAATGCATACTCAGTTCAGTTTGGTGTGCCCGCTGACAAACTGATTGGGCGTAAGTTAAGCAAGGTTGAGCCGAAAGCGCGCATTCATGACGTGTTGAAAAACGGACAACCGTTGATTAATGATTACAGCTATCTTCACTCGCTGAACATCCATGTTTTCGCCAATATCACGCCATTGATAGAGAATGGTGAGCTGATCGGGGCGGTTGCCATTATGAAAGATATAAGCGAATTTTACGCGTTACAGGATGAGTTAGAGCGGTATAAAACATACTCTACCCGGCTGGAAGAACAGCTGCATAATAAAATTTTTGAAATGCTGGAGAGTCATGTTCCAGTGATGAGGCAGGCTGTGCATATAGCCCGCCAGGTAGCTGAGTCGGAAGCTACGATCATGTTGTATGGGGAGACCGGGGTAGGCAAAGAAGTGTTCGCCCGGGCGATTCATGAAGCGAGTCCACGCCGGGATCGTGAGTTTGTGGCGATTAATATGGCCTCACTACCGGAATCCTTGTTTGAAAGTGAGTTGTTTGGCTTTGAGGACGGATCGTTTACCGGATCACGCAAAGGGGGGAAGAAAGGGCTTCTGGAGCTGGCGGAAGGTGGTACGCTGTTTCTTGATGAGATTGGGGAGCTGTCGCTATTTCTTCAGGCCAAACTGTTGCGTGTATTGCAGGAGCGTTTGTTTCGTAGGGTCGGTGGAACGAATCCAGTCCCGCTCAATGTACGCATCATCGGAGCGACGAATCGTAATTTAAACAAGATGATGGAAACCGGGGCGTTCCGCAATGATCTGTATTATCGGCTGCACGTTGTTCCCATCCATATCCCACCGCTGCGGGAAAGAAAGCCGGATCTTCCGCTGCTTATTCATACAATTATGGGTGATTTAAGCATGAAATACGGAAAACATATTACGCTCACGCAAGAAGTGTACGAGATGTTTGAGCAATACGATTGGCCGGGGAACGTGCGTGAGCTTGGGAATGTGTTAGAGCGAATGACAGCGATCTGCCCACGTTCATATTTTGTACCGGATGATGTGCCGGAGAGTATTCGGCAGGAGAGAGAAGCAGAGAAGATGGAAGATACCACGCCTATTTATGAGGGGGGGATCGGGCTTCCTGGGGCTATCGAGCAAACGGAGAAAGAAATGATTATAGAAGCGTTGCGAGTGAGTCGGACAAAAACGGCGGCAATCGAGCGTCTGGGGATTAGTCGAAAAGCTTTTTATCAAAAGTTGAAAAAATACGGATTGCTGTAG
- a CDS encoding HU family DNA-binding protein: protein MNKTQLIEKVVEVTDMTKKEASAAVEAVFDAITEALKEGEKVQLIGFGNFESRERAARKGRNPQTGEEIEIAASKVPAFSPGKALKDAVNGR from the coding sequence ATGAATAAAACACAGTTAATTGAGAAAGTAGTAGAAGTAACAGATATGACAAAAAAAGAAGCATCTGCGGCGGTAGAAGCGGTATTTGATGCGATTACAGAAGCGCTGAAAGAAGGCGAAAAAGTACAGTTGATCGGGTTTGGAAACTTTGAAAGCCGCGAACGTGCAGCTCGCAAAGGCCGTAACCCACAAACAGGCGAAGAAATCGAGATTGCAGCGAGCAAAGTGCCAGCATTCTCACCGGGTAAAGCGCTGAAAGATGCCGTAAACGGTCGCTAA